A genome region from Brooklawnia propionicigenes includes the following:
- the prfA gene encoding peptide chain release factor 1 — MFEAAESMRAEYAELEAQMSDPAVLSDVKRSRVVGRRYAELAQIVKALDEYDTLAADEQAAADLAAEDPGFAEEQAEIHGRLEAVTEKLTALLAPRDPNDDSDAIMEIKSGEGGEESALFAADLLNMYAHYCEQRGFKLQVLDAESTDLGGYKSVTAAIKASKTPEPGQAPYGVLKFEGGVHRVQRVPVTESQGRVHTSAAGVLVMPDVEDDEIEINEDDLRIDVYRSSGKGGQGVNTTDSAVRITHLLSGIVVTCQDERSQLQNKEQAMRILRARLVAKAEEEQAQQAAAARKSQVRTVDRSERIRTYNFPENRITDHRIGFKAHNLDAVLGGDLHDLIAALQTADLEERLSHVGEQDAQ; from the coding sequence ATGTTCGAAGCCGCCGAATCGATGCGTGCTGAGTACGCCGAACTCGAAGCTCAGATGAGCGATCCGGCGGTGCTGTCCGACGTCAAGCGCTCCCGCGTGGTCGGGCGCCGGTACGCCGAACTCGCCCAGATCGTCAAGGCGCTGGACGAGTACGACACGCTGGCCGCCGACGAGCAGGCGGCGGCCGATCTCGCGGCCGAGGACCCCGGGTTCGCCGAGGAACAAGCCGAGATCCACGGCCGTCTGGAAGCGGTCACCGAGAAGCTGACCGCTCTGCTCGCCCCGCGCGACCCCAACGACGACAGCGACGCGATCATGGAGATCAAGTCGGGGGAGGGCGGCGAAGAATCCGCCCTGTTCGCCGCCGACCTGCTCAACATGTACGCGCACTACTGCGAGCAGCGCGGTTTCAAGCTGCAGGTGCTCGACGCCGAATCGACCGACCTGGGCGGGTACAAGTCGGTCACGGCGGCCATCAAGGCGTCCAAGACCCCCGAACCCGGCCAAGCCCCCTACGGCGTGCTGAAGTTCGAGGGTGGCGTGCACCGGGTGCAGCGGGTGCCGGTCACCGAGTCGCAGGGCCGGGTGCACACCTCGGCCGCGGGCGTGCTGGTGATGCCCGATGTCGAGGACGACGAGATCGAGATCAACGAGGACGACCTGCGCATCGACGTCTACCGGTCCAGCGGCAAGGGCGGCCAGGGCGTCAACACCACCGACTCGGCCGTGCGGATCACCCACCTGCTGTCGGGCATCGTGGTGACCTGCCAGGACGAGCGCAGTCAGCTGCAGAACAAGGAGCAGGCGATGCGCATCCTGCGTGCCCGGCTGGTCGCCAAGGCCGAAGAGGAACAGGCCCAGCAGGCCGCCGCCGCCCGCAAGTCGCAGGTGCGCACCGTCGACCGATCCGAGCGCATCCGCACCTACAACTTCCCGGAGAACCGCATCACCGATCACCGGATCGGTTTCAAGGCACACAATCTCGATGCGGTGCTGGGCGGCGACCTGCACGACCTGATCGCGGCCTTGCAGACCGCCGATCTGGAGGAGCGGCTGTCGCACGTGGGGGAGCAGGATGCGCAGTGA
- the rpmE gene encoding 50S ribosomal protein L31 codes for MKQSTHPEYHEVKVVCTCGNQFETRSTIKSDVMSVDVCSECHPFYTGKQKILDTGGRVARFERRYGKKK; via the coding sequence ATGAAGCAGTCGACTCACCCTGAGTACCACGAGGTGAAGGTCGTGTGTACCTGCGGGAATCAGTTCGAGACGCGCAGCACCATCAAGTCGGATGTCATGAGCGTCGACGTGTGCTCCGAATGCCACCCGTTCTACACCGGCAAGCAGAAGATTCTTGACACCGGTGGCCGCGTTGCTCGTTTCGAGCGCCGCTACGGCAAGAAGAAGTAG